A portion of the Streptomyces platensis genome contains these proteins:
- a CDS encoding HGxxPAAW family protein: MSSSGHGHTPAAWTGVIISFIGFCVAGAFIVLANVPGFWAGMALIGLGAVVGGLMRMAGLGSEPKRAAKPRPQAQAQPQEG; this comes from the coding sequence ATGTCGAGCAGTGGCCACGGACACACCCCCGCCGCCTGGACCGGCGTCATCATCTCGTTCATCGGCTTCTGTGTGGCCGGAGCCTTCATCGTGCTGGCGAACGTGCCGGGCTTCTGGGCCGGTATGGCGCTGATCGGCCTCGGTGCCGTCGTGGGCGGTCTGATGCGCATGGCCGGTCTGGGCTCGGAGCCCAAGCGCGCCGCCAAGCCGCGCCCCCAGGCGCAGGCGCAGCCGCAGGAGGGCTGA
- a CDS encoding TIGR02234 family membrane protein: protein MSAASQTPTDTAPQGDSGPPPARPARRAHRSLALALLAGAAGAALALLASGRTWAEGSAVLAQGELPRTVTGADVTGVPGALAVVGLAALVAVFAVRRAGRIAVAALLTLSGVGIAVAAVLGNSDTSALREKAATAVGLTGTDVHHVTHTGWPWVAAAGGLLLLVAGLLALVYGRHWPAMSGKYERTPGGGRGPRRTPAPPDLDRPEEIWKSLDRGEDPTR from the coding sequence GTGAGTGCCGCATCCCAGACCCCCACCGACACCGCGCCGCAGGGCGATTCCGGGCCCCCGCCGGCCAGGCCCGCGCGCCGCGCGCACCGCAGCCTCGCCCTGGCGCTGCTGGCCGGGGCGGCGGGCGCCGCCCTGGCGCTGCTGGCCTCCGGCCGCACCTGGGCCGAGGGCTCCGCGGTGCTGGCCCAGGGCGAGTTGCCGCGCACGGTGACCGGCGCCGATGTGACCGGCGTGCCCGGCGCGCTGGCCGTCGTCGGCCTGGCCGCGCTGGTCGCCGTCTTCGCGGTCCGCCGGGCCGGCCGCATCGCGGTCGCCGCCCTCCTCACGCTCAGCGGTGTGGGCATCGCCGTCGCCGCCGTACTGGGCAACTCCGACACCTCGGCGCTGCGCGAGAAGGCCGCCACCGCGGTCGGGCTGACCGGAACCGATGTGCATCACGTCACCCACACCGGATGGCCATGGGTGGCCGCGGCCGGCGGTCTGCTGCTGCTGGTCGCCGGGCTGCTGGCGCTGGTGTACGGACGCCACTGGCCTGCGATGTCGGGCAAATACGAGCGCACGCCCGGCGGCGGCCGGGGCCCGCGGCGGACACCGGCCCCGCCGGATCTGGACCGCCCCGAGGAGATCTGGAAGTCCCTGGACCGCGGTGAGGACCCCACCCGGTAA